The following proteins come from a genomic window of Pseudochaenichthys georgianus chromosome 19, fPseGeo1.2, whole genome shotgun sequence:
- the LOC117464839 gene encoding neoverrucotoxin subunit beta-like, which yields MASEQKKMPALGRPFTLGMLYDARSDKLIPGFKLWNAETPKTTPQYSSCFEMSASDSIESKTTLMDIEGSLELSFLSGLIAVGGSAEYLNDEKTFKNQSRVTFQYKATTNFKQLLLDDMTLDTKQMEVIEKGSATHVVTGILYGANAFFVFDSEKLEASQVQKMEGSMKAVIKKIPSLSIKGNVGIELTDEEKDLTEKCSCEFYGDFILKSNPATFKDAVQTYVELPQLLGTKGEKSVPVMVWLMPLKSFVPNAPELKEISIELVRKAQEALEDLKETQMRCNDSLEDKVVESFPVLHKELSTFLKLCGYYKTNIQQAMAEKLPSIREGKEEESSLEKVFEDKKSPFNHDKLTKWLDHKEREITIIKSRVDTMEGVKIVLNQNELDREVHASGVEDVLCFVFTSMLKGDIYLDEMADFLKSNKLGSTHEEEWYYSDEVLNTMREKATFLQGASKALKNNSKFRFLRTAKTNPKYKGASIYHYRKGQLVTEDFQKPSSVKTIKDKRDLIWYACDLHLDPDTANSHLTLSHGNKKATRGAWQNYPPHPERYSSWPQVLCKEELSGCHYWEVEWSTSGNQSVYAAVAYKGADRQGSKFGYDSKSWCFGKASWFFGNYLKAYHANENVWYSIPRGVSRIGVYLDWPAGTLSFFKVTHTNTLTHLYTFRTTFTEPLVPGFWAYYDSNYAYLCPVEL from the exons GTTTCAAATTATGGAATGCTGAAACTCCAAAAACAACCCCTCAGTACAGCAGTTGTTTTGAAATGTCTGCATCTGACTCCATTGAATCAAAGACCACTCTGATGGACATTGAAGGTTCTCTGGAGCTCAGTTTCCTGAGTGGACTGATAGCAGTTGGAGGATCTGCTGAATATCTGAATGATGAGAAGACATTCAAGAATCAGAGCAGAGTGACGTTTCAGTACAAAGCTACCACCAACTTCAAACAGTTGTTACTTGATGATATGACCCTGGACACCAAACAGATGGAGGTTATTGAGAAGGGTTCAGCCACTCATGTAGTCACAGGCATCCTGTATGGGGCAAATGCTTTCTTCGTGTTTGACAGTGAGAAGTTAGAAGCCAGCCAGGTTCAGAAGATGGAGGGCAGCATGAAAGCTGTGATAAAGAAGATTCCTTCTTTAAGTATTAAGGGAAATGTTGGCATCGAGCTGACTGATGAAGAGAAAGACCTGACTGAGAAATGTTCCTGCGAATTCTACGGAGACTTCATTCTTAAAAGCAACCCAGCCACATTTAAAGATGCAGTGCAGACCTATGTAGAACTTCCACAGCTACTGGGAACAAAGGGAGAGAAGTCGGTCCCAGTGATGGTCTGGCTGATGCCACTGAAGAGTTTTGTTCCCAACGCTCCTGAGCTGAAAGAGATCAGCATTGAGTTAGTGAGGAAGGCGCAGGAAGCTCTGGAAGATTTAAAGGAAACACAAATGAGATGCAACGATTCTCTGGAAGACAAAGTGGTAGAGAGTTTCCCCGTGCTTCACAAAGAGTTGAGCACTTTCCTCAAACTGTGTGGTTATTATAAAACCAACATCCAGCAAGCCATGGCAGAGAAACTTCCCTCCATCCGTGAAGGAAAGGAAGAGGAGAGCTCACTGGAAAAAGTCTTTGAAGACAAAAAGTCACCCTTCAACCATGACAAACTAACCAAGTGGCTGGatcacaaagagagagaaaTCACCATCATCAAGTCCCGTGTCGACACCATGGAAGGAGTAAAGATCGTCCTGAACCAGAACGAGCTGGACAGAGAGGTCCATGCTTCAGGTGTAGAGGATGTTCTGTGCTTTGTGTTCACCTCCATGCTAAAGGGTGATATCTACCTTGATGAGATGGCTGACTTCTTGAAATCCAACAAGTTAGGAAGTACCCATGAAGAGGAGTGGTACTACTCCGACGAAGTTCTGAACACAATGAGAGAAAAAGCCACATTTCTCCAGGGTGCTTCCAAAGCGCTGAAGAACAACAGCAAATTCCGTTTCCTCAGAACGGCCAAAACCAATCCCAAATACAAAGGAGCAAGCATCTACCACTACAGGAAAGGCCAGCTGGTCACTGAAGACTTTCAAAAGCCTTCTTCTGTGAAGACCATCAAAGACAAGAGAGATCTGATCTGGT ATGCCTGTGATCTCCACCTGGACCCAGACACTGCCAACAGCCATCTCACTCTGTCTCACGGAAACAAAAAGGCAACACGTGGAGCATGGCAGAATTATCCTCCTCACCCAGAGAGGTATAGCTCATGGCCACAGGTGCTGTGCAAAGAGGAGTTATCTGGGTGCCATTACTGGGAGGTCGAGTGGAGCACCAGTGGCAATCAGTCTGTGTATGCTGCTGTGGCATACAAGGGAGCTGACAGACAAGGCAGCAAGTTCGGGTATGATTCAAAATCCTGGTGTTTTGGCAAAGCTTCGTGGTTCTTCGGCAACTATCTTAAGGCATATCATGCCAATGAGAACGTGTGGTACTCAATCCCTCGTGGCGTCAGTAGAATCGGGGTGTATCTGGACTGGCCTGCTGGCACTTTGTCCTTCTTCAAagtcacacacaccaacacactgacTCACCTGTACACCTTTCGCACCACATTCACTGAGCCTCTTGTCCCAGGCTTCTGGGCTTATTATGATTCCAACTATGCCTACCTGTGTCCAGTTGAATTGTAA